Genomic segment of Rhodocaloribacter litoris:
CGCTGTCGGCCGGCAGCGTAAAGCCGGCCCCGAACCGGGAGGCGTTGAAGGCCACGCCGGGAATGCCGTATTCGATGGCGCCGGGCAGGGCCGGATCGCTCACCCCCGTCTTGCGGCCGGCGGCGTCCTCGATGAGCACCTGCACCGGCGCGGTCGCCTGCACATAGAAGGCTTCCCGGAGTGGTTCGGTGCTCGCCCGGGCGACGCGCTTGCCCGCAGCCGGCGGCTCCGGCACCCGGTAGCCGGACTGCAGGATCTGCACGATCCGGTCGAGCGCCTCGGGTCCACTACCATTCTCAGGCATACAGCCGGGCTCCACCAGCTTACCATGCGCGCAGGCGTAGTACTCGAACGCCTCGATCCAGCGGCTCTCATCCACCCCGGAAAAGTCGGTGTCGCCCACGCGAGGGTCATGGCCCAGCGTGGCACTCACCAGGGGCACGGTGCGGTCACCCAGCCCCCAGACCGGCACCAGCCGCTCCCGGTAGGCCCGGTGACGGTCCGTGTCGCCCGGCTCGGAGCGCACGGTCGCCCCGGCCGGGATGAACTCTGGCCCCGGCCCCATGAACCAGCCCGTCTCCGTCTCGCCGATCAGCAGGCCCACCTGTCGGAAAATCTGGGGTGGGCCGTCGTAGGTGCGCCAGTCGTCCACGAGGTCGTGTACAAACTCCTGCTGCTCATCCCAGAGGGCGGCGTTGCGCGCCAGCCCGAAGGGGATGCCGAGGTCGTCGGTCTTGGCGCGGGTCATGAAGTCGAACGTTGCGTCGTAGCCCCCCAGCGGCTCATTGTAGAGGTCGACCGTGCTGTAGCCGTGGGCATGGGAGAGCGACGACGGATCGACCGCCTCGTAGTAGGCCCGGCTAGGCAAGAGCCCGTAGGCCCCCGGGATGTTGCGGACCATCTGCACCATGTCGCCCCAGGCCACCTCCCAGTTCAAGCCAAAGACCAACTCCTCGTCCACCTCGAAGATGTAGCCACGGGTGTGGGCAGCCACGGCCTGCGTCGCGCCCAGGTAGGGCGTCCCGCTGGTGATCAGGCGGTGTACCCGGTTGCGGGCATGGCTGCTGTCGCGGCGCACATAGACGGAGGCGATCAGGCCGCCGTTGGAGTGTGCCACCAGGTCCACCTGGCAGGCACGGGCCCGCCCCTGGCCCGGCCCGGAGTCCGTCGTGATCTGGTCGACGAGCGTCCAGAGATGGTCGGCCAGTTCGTCCACGCTGCGCCGCCAGTCGTTCGGGAAGCGCCACTGGTCCAGCGTGGCCTCGTTCAGGTTCAACGGATGCCCCGGATAGCCGGCCGCCTCCAGGTGGTCGTGGATGGGCCCGTAAACCTTTCGAGCTGTCAGAACCGATTCGATCACCTCGTTGGCCACGAGGGGGTTCAGGCTCGTCCTCCCGTCATTCTGCATGGCGAGGGCCCCCATGCGCAGGTTCTTTTCGTCGCTGGTGGCCCACACAGGGGGCAGCCAGTAGTTTTCGCCATCCATGCGCAGCCAGGTGCCGCCGATGCCGGGTATGAAGATCACCGGCCGCCGCAGCTGGGTGGGCTCCGACGTGTTGCCCTCGGGATCGACCGCCACGAGCGAGACCTCCGTGCCGGGCGCCAGATCGACCGCGATGTGGAAGAGCCCCTCGGCGTCGGCCTCGCCGTGTGCCACCGGCGTGAGAACCCGCGGCCAGTAGCGCGAGAGCCCCGTACCGGTCGAGTCCGCCGTATAGACGATCACCGTGGCGCCCGGGACGGTCATCCCCTCCACCGCACCCTCGGTGAGCGCCAGCACCCGCGGCGACGGCATGGCGTCGTTGGGCCGGCCCGGCTCGGGGCCCGCCCAGTCGAAGCACGAAGGGCCGTCGTTGCCCAGGTCGAGCGGCAGGAACAGGATCTCGTCGTTCATGAAATCGGGGGGAACGTGCAGCCTGTTGCGCAGCACGCGCACCCGGCGGGTCGTCTCCCCTTCGACGTTCAGCCCGTCGTAGATGTGGTTGATGTGCGCCTCCTCCAGGCTCCCGAGGGTCACCTCCTCCGCGCCCCCGGACACGGTGATCCCGCCGAGGCCGTTCGGGCGATACGCCGTGCCGTCGAAGCCCAGGTAGGTGTTTTCGACCAGGTGCCCCCGGCCGCCCTCGAGGCGGATCCCGACGCCGTCGAAGCCGTAGAGGGCCAGCCCGCGGACGACCACGCTGTCGGCCCCGGCGACGACCAGCCCGTCGGCCAGGGTGCCGGCCGTCAGGCCGTCCACGTG
This window contains:
- a CDS encoding lipase/acyltransferase domain-containing protein produces the protein MSRGYGVSADGSWVVGVSSVNDDYFHAFRWSSATGMQDLGSLPGRYWTEATAVSADGAVVVGSSGTGSSRHAFVWTPSTGMQDLGTLGGDQSVATDVSDDGSVVVGLSQLADGTYRAFRWTEATGMVQLNTPGSSSSIGSIGISPDGSTIIVWGQNQSGAFRNLVWTAETGVLDLDSLIVHHYGFSDWLSTIFAFGVRDFTLTDNRLILTGGYSEARRLVLEPWPLPAACPVLTVTASSDEPDADPGDGLCDTDLATEGLQCTLRAALEEANTQPGRQCIHFNLPSGEAPVIPLTAPLPAITDSLTIDGTTQPGDGRVHVDGLTAGTLADGLVVAGADSVVVRGLALYGFDGVGIRLEGGRGHLVENTYLGFDGTAYRPNGLGGITVSGGAEEVTLGSLEEAHINHIYDGLNVEGETTRRVRVLRNRLHVPPDFMNDEILFLPLDLGNDGPSCFDWAGPEPGRPNDAMPSPRVLALTEGAVEGMTVPGATVIVYTADSTGTGLSRYWPRVLTPVAHGEADAEGLFHIAVDLAPGTEVSLVAVDPEGNTSEPTQLRRPVIFIPGIGGTWLRMDGENYWLPPVWATSDEKNLRMGALAMQNDGRTSLNPLVANEVIESVLTARKVYGPIHDHLEAAGYPGHPLNLNEATLDQWRFPNDWRRSVDELADHLWTLVDQITTDSGPGQGRARACQVDLVAHSNGGLIASVYVRRDSSHARNRVHRLITSGTPYLGATQAVAAHTRGYIFEVDEELVFGLNWEVAWGDMVQMVRNIPGAYGLLPSRAYYEAVDPSSLSHAHGYSTVDLYNEPLGGYDATFDFMTRAKTDDLGIPFGLARNAALWDEQQEFVHDLVDDWRTYDGPPQIFRQVGLLIGETETGWFMGPGPEFIPAGATVRSEPGDTDRHRAYRERLVPVWGLGDRTVPLVSATLGHDPRVGDTDFSGVDESRWIEAFEYYACAHGKLVEPGCMPENGSGPEALDRIVQILQSGYRVPEPPAAGKRVARASTEPLREAFYVQATAPVQVLIEDAAGRKTGVSDPALPGAIEYGIPGVAFNASRFGAGFTLPADSAYTITVTVTDSTARVYLHRQAMTMDAVAHRLFPDQTVAPGGRLVFTLQAGGTGEGEPWQVDADGDGTFEATVAPAALLAGSAAVPALPIPQPAGFDVPVPLEGDPVVRTLRLPDTGTDGWQFALSEAAPWLHLSAASGTVPAEVTLTFDPQGLGEGVFETTLSVQLTQGDYATSLPVPVRMQVEGTALPVELVALSATADGPDVLLRWTTASETNNAGFEVQHFHDTWQTLAFVEGHGTTAGTHAYTYRIAGLDPGTHRFRLKQVDVDGTFTYSTEAEVTVGVPGVYVLSAAYPNPFREAATLRLAVARPQRVQVAVYDVLGRRVALLHAGPLAGGETHTFRFDGSGLPGGLYLIRVEGERFRATRAVTLLR